The following are encoded in a window of Streptococcus pasteurianus genomic DNA:
- a CDS encoding MORN repeat-containing protein, giving the protein MKKIKITRGRIELLTVLILIICGLSVFTLSMKSKTTLTYDNGKITYTGYVVNHRMNGQGKLTYENGDTYEGNFVDGVFEGQGTFTSNSGWTYQGEFKNGQPDGQGTLTAQNGEIYTGTFKQGIFQK; this is encoded by the coding sequence ATGAAAAAAATAAAAATAACCCGAGGGCGCATAGAGCTCTTAACGGTTTTGATTCTTATCATCTGTGGTTTATCCGTTTTTACGCTATCAATGAAATCTAAAACAACGTTAACCTACGACAATGGTAAAATAACCTACACAGGCTATGTTGTTAATCATCGTATGAATGGTCAGGGAAAATTGACTTATGAGAATGGTGATACCTATGAAGGTAATTTTGTGGATGGTGTTTTTGAAGGTCAAGGAACTTTTACCTCAAATTCTGGTTGGACATATCAAGGAGAATTTAAAAATGGTCAGCCAGACGGTCAAGGAACTTTGACAGCGCAAAATGGAGAGATATATACAGGAACCTTTAAACAGGGGATTTTTCAAAAATGA
- a CDS encoding acyltransferase family protein, translating into MRIKWFSMVRVTGLLLVLLYHFFKTAFPGGFIGVDIFFTFSGYLITALLIDEYAKNKKIDLLGFYKRRFYRIVPPLVLMILIIMPFTYLVRKDYVASIGSQIAAAVGFTTNFYEIITGGNYETQFIPHLFVHTWSLAIEMHFYLIWGFLVWFLGKHRDNVAKFRSLIFAVSAAFFTGSFLSMFIRAFFVDNVSTIYFSSLSHSFPFFLGAMMATMTGIRETTARFKKNVRLWSTKRSILTMLLSFVLLLLLTFALKFDQRITYLFGFVLASLFTTVMIYAARVLNDQTPNATEPAIINYLADVSYGVYLFHWPFYIIFTQLMSNGLAVFVTVIFSLIFSTLSYYVLEPFLAGKPVKLLGLNLDLHPYQKWLYGGGVLFGLVTIVTIIISPAVGDFETSLLVNSLQQAQTNLNRTHTVTAGDATALSDVTVIGDSVALRSSASFSSLLPDAQVDAAVSRSFDDAFEIFQNEISSGTLSQTTVLAVGVNSLDNYQEDLQQFIDALPDGYRLIIVTPYNANNEAQVKEVRDYELTLADTYNYVTVADWYKAATKHPEIWSGTDGVHYSDSDTTGADLYVKTIQKAIEKSAKNPAKGESDS; encoded by the coding sequence ATGAGAATAAAATGGTTTTCAATGGTTAGGGTGACGGGGCTCTTGCTCGTTTTGCTCTATCATTTCTTTAAAACGGCTTTTCCAGGCGGTTTTATTGGTGTTGATATTTTCTTTACATTTTCAGGATATTTGATTACGGCTTTACTGATTGATGAATATGCGAAAAACAAGAAAATTGATCTTTTAGGCTTTTACAAGAGGCGTTTTTATCGTATTGTGCCTCCGTTGGTGTTGATGATTCTTATCATTATGCCGTTTACTTACTTGGTACGCAAAGACTACGTGGCAAGTATTGGTAGTCAAATTGCGGCAGCGGTAGGATTTACAACGAATTTTTATGAAATTATCACAGGCGGTAATTACGAAACGCAATTTATCCCACATCTCTTTGTTCATACATGGAGTTTGGCAATTGAGATGCATTTTTATTTGATTTGGGGATTTTTGGTTTGGTTTTTAGGAAAACATCGCGATAATGTAGCAAAATTCCGTAGTTTGATTTTTGCAGTTTCTGCAGCATTTTTTACTGGAAGTTTCCTATCAATGTTTATTCGAGCGTTTTTTGTTGACAACGTTTCGACAATTTACTTTTCATCTTTGTCCCACAGTTTCCCGTTTTTCTTAGGAGCCATGATGGCAACGATGACAGGAATTCGAGAAACAACGGCACGTTTCAAAAAGAATGTTCGTCTCTGGTCAACAAAACGCAGTATTTTGACAATGCTGCTCAGCTTTGTTTTGTTGCTACTGTTGACATTTGCTTTGAAATTTGACCAACGAATCACGTATTTGTTTGGCTTTGTATTAGCAAGTTTATTTACAACGGTGATGATTTATGCGGCGCGTGTGCTAAATGACCAAACGCCTAATGCCACAGAGCCCGCTATTATCAACTATTTGGCAGATGTTAGTTATGGTGTTTATCTTTTCCATTGGCCATTTTACATTATCTTCACGCAACTAATGTCAAATGGTTTAGCGGTATTTGTAACGGTTATCTTTTCATTGATATTTTCAACGCTGTCTTATTATGTGTTGGAGCCGTTTCTTGCTGGCAAGCCTGTCAAATTGCTTGGCTTAAATTTGGATTTACATCCTTATCAAAAATGGCTTTATGGTGGAGGAGTTTTGTTTGGCTTGGTGACAATTGTGACCATTATCATTTCTCCAGCTGTTGGTGATTTTGAGACAAGTCTTTTGGTGAATTCGCTCCAGCAAGCACAGACTAATTTGAATCGGACACATACTGTAACTGCTGGGGATGCAACGGCTTTAAGTGATGTTACTGTCATTGGAGATTCCGTAGCTCTTCGCTCAAGTGCTTCATTTTCAAGCTTACTTCCAGATGCTCAAGTGGATGCTGCGGTTAGCCGAAGCTTTGATGATGCTTTTGAGATTTTCCAAAATGAAATTTCAAGCGGAACATTATCGCAAACAACAGTTCTTGCGGTGGGGGTTAATTCGCTAGATAATTACCAAGAAGATTTGCAGCAGTTTATTGATGCTCTGCCAGATGGCTATCGTTTGATTATTGTGACACCTTACAATGCTAATAATGAAGCTCAAGTCAAAGAAGTTCGTGATTATGAGCTGACTTTGGCTGATACTTATAATTATGTTACGGTGGCAGATTGGTATAAAGCAGCAACTAAACACCCAGAAATCTGGAGTGGTACTGATGGCGTGCATTACAGTGATAGTGATACGACTGGTGCAGACCTTTATGTAAAAACGATTCAAAAAGCAATTGAAAAATCCGCTAAAAATCCAGCCAAAGGAGAATCGGATTCTTAG
- a CDS encoding IS30 family transposase has protein sequence MQNYYTPKSKHLTLTERRMIERWLQEGLSNREIARRLAKAPQTIHNEVKRGQVRQQVRKGKFEVIYSADFAQKAYQNNRKRSVKQVSLTKGLKEKITHYIEQKYSPEMMIKSKGIPVPISTIYYWIHHGHLGLTKADMLYPRQEKAKKKHASPNFKPAGKSIEERPESINKRENIGDFEIDTVIQTRAKNECLLTLTDRKSRYQIIRLIPDKSAFSVNQALKAILKDYQMNSITADNGAEFSRLAEVFDPTHIYYAHPYSSWERGTNENHNRLIRRWLPKGSKNATQQQVAFIENWINNYPKKLFNYKSPKEFLQTG, from the coding sequence ATGCAAAACTATTATACACCAAAAAGTAAACATTTAACACTAACTGAACGTAGAATGATTGAACGTTGGCTTCAAGAAGGGCTCTCAAACCGTGAAATCGCTAGGAGATTAGCTAAAGCTCCTCAAACCATTCACAACGAAGTCAAACGTGGTCAGGTTAGACAACAAGTGCGTAAAGGAAAATTTGAAGTGATCTACTCAGCTGATTTTGCTCAAAAAGCCTATCAAAACAATCGCAAACGTTCTGTTAAACAAGTCTCCCTAACCAAGGGACTCAAAGAAAAGATAACTCACTACATCGAACAGAAATACTCTCCCGAGATGATGATAAAGTCAAAAGGGATACCTGTTCCCATCTCTACCATTTACTACTGGATTCATCATGGACACTTAGGATTGACCAAGGCTGATATGCTTTATCCTCGACAAGAGAAAGCTAAGAAAAAGCATGCTAGTCCCAATTTTAAGCCAGCTGGAAAGTCTATTGAGGAACGACCAGAAAGCATTAATAAGCGTGAGAATATCGGTGATTTTGAAATTGATACAGTTATTCAAACACGGGCAAAAAACGAGTGTCTGTTGACTCTAACCGATAGAAAGAGTCGTTATCAAATCATTCGACTCATTCCCGATAAGTCCGCGTTTTCAGTCAATCAAGCTCTGAAAGCAATCCTCAAGGATTATCAAATGAACTCTATCACAGCTGATAACGGGGCTGAGTTCAGTCGTTTAGCAGAAGTTTTTGACCCTACTCATATCTACTATGCCCACCCGTATTCTTCTTGGGAGCGTGGTACTAATGAGAATCATAATAGACTCATCCGGCGTTGGTTGCCTAAGGGAAGCAAAAATGCGACTCAACAACAAGTCGCATTTATTGAAAACTGGATTAACAACTATCCAAAGAAACTATTCAATTATAAATCTCCTAAAGAGTTTTTACAGACTGGCTAA
- the thrC gene encoding threonine synthase, with product MTLIYQSTRDENNKVTASQAILQGLATDGGLFTPVSLPEVALDFETLKDASYQEVAKLVLSAFLDDFTEEELAYCIDSAYDAKFDTPEIAPLVKLGDQYNLELFHGSTIAFKDMALSILPYLLTTSAKKQGVDNKIVILTATSGDTGKAAMAGFADVPGTEIIVFYPKDGVSKIQELQMTTQTGDNTHVVAITGNFDDAQTDVKRMFNDVDLREKLLAHKTQFSSANSMNVGRLVPQVVYYVYAYVQLVKAGHIKAGDKVNFTVPTGNFGNILAAYYASQIGVPVGKLICASNENKVLTDFFTTGTYDKKREFKVTTSPSMDILVSSNLERLIFHLLGNDAAKTKALMEQLVSEGEYTLPDVDQSILDLFEAGYATEVETSAEIKRVYEASDYIEDPHTAVASAVYQKYAERTGDKTPTVIASTASPYKFPRVAVEAVSGQAPADDFVAVKELEKLSGVAIPKAVNGLETAEVRHKTVVATGDMQKAVENYLGL from the coding sequence ATGACGTTAATTTACCAATCAACTCGTGATGAAAATAACAAAGTAACTGCTAGTCAAGCTATCTTACAAGGATTGGCAACTGACGGTGGTTTATTTACCCCTGTCTCACTTCCAGAAGTGGCATTGGATTTTGAAACTTTAAAAGATGCTTCTTACCAAGAAGTGGCTAAGCTTGTATTGTCTGCATTTTTAGACGATTTCACAGAAGAAGAGTTGGCTTACTGTATTGATTCTGCTTACGATGCTAAATTTGATACACCAGAAATCGCACCGCTGGTTAAATTAGGTGACCAATATAATCTTGAACTTTTCCATGGGTCAACTATTGCGTTTAAAGACATGGCATTGTCAATCTTGCCATACCTTTTGACAACGTCAGCTAAAAAACAAGGCGTTGATAACAAAATCGTGATTTTGACAGCGACATCAGGTGATACTGGTAAAGCTGCAATGGCTGGTTTTGCAGATGTCCCAGGAACAGAAATCATTGTTTTCTATCCAAAAGACGGTGTCAGCAAAATTCAAGAGCTTCAGATGACAACACAAACTGGTGATAACACACACGTTGTAGCCATTACTGGTAACTTTGATGATGCGCAAACAGATGTAAAACGTATGTTTAACGACGTTGATTTGCGTGAAAAATTGCTTGCGCACAAGACACAATTTTCATCAGCGAACTCAATGAATGTTGGGCGTTTGGTACCACAAGTTGTTTATTATGTTTATGCTTATGTACAACTTGTTAAAGCTGGTCATATTAAAGCAGGCGACAAAGTAAACTTTACAGTTCCAACAGGAAACTTTGGTAACATTCTAGCAGCTTACTATGCAAGCCAAATTGGTGTCCCAGTTGGTAAATTAATCTGTGCTTCAAATGAAAACAAAGTTTTAACCGACTTCTTCACAACAGGGACTTATGATAAAAAACGTGAGTTTAAAGTCACAACAAGTCCTTCAATGGATATCTTGGTATCATCTAACTTAGAACGTTTGATTTTCCATTTGTTGGGAAATGATGCTGCTAAGACGAAAGCATTGATGGAACAATTGGTCTCAGAGGGCGAATACACACTTCCTGATGTTGACCAATCGATTCTTGATTTATTTGAAGCAGGCTATGCAACAGAAGTTGAAACGTCTGCTGAAATCAAACGTGTCTATGAAGCATCTGATTACATTGAGGACCCACATACGGCAGTTGCATCAGCTGTTTATCAAAAATACGCAGAGCGCACAGGTGATAAAACACCAACTGTGATTGCTTCAACAGCAAGTCCATATAAATTCCCACGTGTGGCAGTTGAAGCTGTTAGTGGACAAGCACCTGCAGATGATTTTGTTGCTGTTAAGGAACTTGAAAAATTATCAGGTGTTGCCATTCCAAAAGCTGTCAATGGACTTGAAACAGCTGAGGTTCGTCACAAAACGGTTGTGGCAACAGGTGATATGCAAAAAGCAGTTGAAAATTATTTAGGGCTTTAA
- a CDS encoding MATE family efflux transporter, producing the protein MKQTKKIIHLAFPAMMENLLQMLMGVVDNYLVAQVGLIAVSGVSVANNIMTIYQAVFIALGAAVSSLVAKSRGEENNEKTVQYQSEAILVTLGLSLVLGLFSLLFGKTILHWLGTETTVTQAGGLYLAIVGGLILSLGLMTTLSAFLRALGKPQLPMYVSLLSNVLNAIFSAVSVFVFHWGIAGVACSTVLSRFIGTLLLASQLPMSNILKTIKWHLDSDLLKIALPAAGERLMMRAGDVVIVAIIVKFGTEFVAGNAIGETLTQFNYMPGMGVATATVILVAHSLGQKNTKDIKQLVRDSYLISMIMMLCVGALVYVFGSHLTYLFTTNQTALAASLVVLFYSFVGGPATAGTLIYTAAWQGLGNAKLPFYATTFGMWVIRIISGYVLGVSLKLGLTGVWLATLVDNIFRWLFLYSLYKKYMKQLTQPN; encoded by the coding sequence ATGAAACAAACAAAGAAAATTATTCACTTGGCTTTTCCTGCTATGATGGAAAATTTGCTGCAGATGCTGATGGGAGTGGTTGACAACTACCTTGTTGCTCAGGTTGGTTTGATTGCCGTTTCAGGTGTTTCTGTTGCTAATAATATTATGACAATTTATCAAGCTGTTTTCATTGCTCTCGGAGCTGCGGTTTCAAGTCTGGTAGCTAAAAGTCGTGGTGAAGAAAATAATGAAAAGACGGTGCAATATCAGTCTGAAGCGATTTTGGTAACACTAGGTCTTAGTTTAGTTCTAGGGCTTTTTTCCTTGCTTTTTGGAAAAACAATTCTTCATTGGCTAGGAACAGAAACAACGGTTACACAAGCGGGTGGTCTGTATTTGGCGATTGTTGGTGGTTTGATTCTTAGTCTTGGTTTGATGACAACGTTGAGTGCGTTTTTGCGTGCTTTAGGCAAACCACAGTTACCAATGTATGTTAGTTTATTGAGCAATGTTTTAAATGCGATTTTTTCTGCGGTATCTGTTTTTGTTTTTCACTGGGGTATTGCTGGTGTTGCTTGCTCAACGGTCTTGTCACGTTTTATCGGTACATTGTTGTTAGCAAGTCAATTGCCGATGAGCAATATTTTAAAAACGATAAAATGGCATTTGGATAGTGATTTGTTGAAAATAGCCTTGCCTGCGGCTGGTGAACGTCTAATGATGCGTGCTGGTGATGTGGTTATCGTTGCGATTATTGTCAAATTTGGTACAGAATTCGTTGCAGGAAATGCTATTGGGGAAACCTTGACGCAGTTTAATTATATGCCAGGAATGGGTGTTGCGACAGCAACTGTTATTCTTGTAGCACATAGTCTTGGACAAAAAAATACCAAAGATATTAAACAACTGGTACGTGATTCGTATTTGATTTCGATGATTATGATGCTTTGTGTCGGTGCCTTGGTTTATGTATTTGGTAGTCATTTGACTTATCTTTTCACGACCAACCAAACAGCGCTGGCAGCTAGCCTTGTTGTGTTGTTTTATTCTTTTGTCGGTGGTCCAGCAACAGCAGGTACACTTATTTACACAGCAGCGTGGCAAGGTTTAGGTAATGCAAAACTTCCATTTTACGCCACAACATTTGGAATGTGGGTCATTCGAATTATTTCAGGGTATGTGTTGGGAGTTAGCCTAAAACTTGGTTTGACAGGTGTTTGGTTAGCGACATTAGTAGATAATATTTTCCGTTGGCTTTTCTTATACTCCCTTTACAAAAAATATATGAAGCAATTGACACAACCTAATTAA
- a CDS encoding LysR family transcriptional regulator gives MELNHVKEFIALTKTENYLEAAENLFTSQSSLSKHIKSLEAELGTTLFDRTTRQVKLNEAGKVFLKYAQQLIDI, from the coding sequence ATGGAACTGAATCATGTGAAAGAATTTATTGCCTTAACAAAGACAGAAAATTATCTAGAAGCAGCGGAGAACTTATTTACTTCGCAATCTAGCTTGTCAAAACATATAAAATCTTTGGAAGCTGAACTTGGAACAACTCTATTTGACCGAACGACACGTCAAGTTAAACTCAATGAAGCAGGAAAAGTATTTCTCAAATACGCTCAGCAGCTAATTGATATCTAG
- the rpsJ gene encoding 30S ribosomal protein S10, translated as MANKKIRIRLKAYEHRTLDTAAEKIVETATRTGATVAGPVPLPTERSLYTIIRATHKYKDSREQFEMRTHKRLIDIINPTQKTVDALMKLDLPSGVNVEIKL; from the coding sequence ATGGCAAACAAAAAAATCCGTATCCGTTTGAAAGCATACGAACATCGTACACTTGATACAGCGGCAGAAAAAATTGTTGAAACTGCAACACGTACAGGTGCTACAGTTGCTGGACCGGTTCCACTTCCAACTGAACGTAGCTTGTACACAATTATTCGTGCGACTCACAAATACAAAGATTCACGCGAACAATTTGAAATGCGTACTCACAAACGCTTGATCGATATCATCAACCCAACTCAAAAAACAGTTGACGCTTTGATGAAATTGGATCTTCCAAGTGGTGTTAACGTAGAAATCAAACTCTAA
- the rplC gene encoding 50S ribosomal protein L3 yields MTKGILGKKVGMTQIFTESGEFIPVTVIEATPNVVLQVKTVETDGYEAVQVGFDDKREVLSNKPAKGHVAKANTAPKRFIREFKNIEGLEVGQEITVNTFEAGDVVDVTGTSKGKGFQGVIKRHGQSRGPMAHGSRYHRRPGSMGPVAPNRVFKNKHLAGRMGGNRVTIQNLEVVQVIPEKNVILIKGNVPGAKKSLITIKSAVKAAK; encoded by the coding sequence ATGACAAAAGGAATCTTAGGGAAAAAAGTGGGAATGACTCAAATCTTCACTGAATCTGGTGAATTTATCCCTGTTACTGTCATCGAAGCAACTCCAAACGTTGTGCTTCAAGTGAAAACTGTTGAAACAGACGGTTATGAAGCAGTTCAAGTTGGTTTTGACGACAAACGTGAGGTGTTGAGCAACAAACCTGCCAAAGGCCATGTAGCAAAAGCTAACACAGCTCCTAAGCGCTTCATTCGTGAATTCAAAAACATTGAAGGCTTGGAAGTTGGGCAAGAAATCACAGTTAATACATTCGAAGCTGGAGATGTTGTTGATGTAACTGGTACATCTAAAGGTAAAGGTTTCCAAGGTGTTATCAAACGCCATGGTCAATCTCGTGGGCCAATGGCTCACGGTTCTCGTTATCACCGTCGTCCAGGTTCTATGGGACCTGTTGCGCCTAACCGTGTTTTCAAAAACAAACACTTAGCAGGACGTATGGGTGGGAACCGTGTGACAATCCAAAACCTTGAAGTTGTTCAAGTTATCCCAGAGAAAAACGTTATTCTTATCAAAGGTAACGTACCGGGTGCTAAGAAATCTCTTATCACTATCAAATCAGCAGTTAAGGCTGCTAAATAA
- the rplD gene encoding 50S ribosomal protein L4 — protein MANVKLFDQTGKEVSSVELNDAIFGIEPNESVVFDVVISQRASLRQGTHAVKNRSAVSGGGRKPWRQKGTGRARQGSIRSPQWRGGGVVFGPTPRSYGYKLPQKVRRLALKSVYSAKVAEDKFVAVESLSFTAPKTAEFANVLSALNVDSKVLVILEEGNEFAALSARNLPNVKVATATTASVLDIVNSDKLLVTKEAISTIEEVLA, from the coding sequence ATGGCAAACGTAAAACTATTTGACCAAACTGGTAAAGAAGTTAGCTCAGTTGAGTTGAACGACGCTATCTTCGGTATCGAACCAAACGAATCAGTAGTATTTGATGTCGTTATCAGCCAACGTGCTAGCCTTCGCCAAGGTACTCACGCAGTTAAAAACCGCTCTGCCGTATCTGGTGGTGGTCGTAAACCATGGCGTCAAAAAGGAACTGGACGTGCTCGTCAAGGTTCTATCCGCTCACCACAATGGCGTGGTGGTGGTGTAGTCTTCGGACCAACTCCACGTTCATACGGATACAAACTTCCACAAAAAGTTCGTCGCCTTGCATTGAAATCAGTTTACTCAGCTAAAGTTGCTGAAGATAAATTTGTAGCTGTAGAAAGCCTTTCGTTTACAGCTCCAAAAACTGCTGAATTCGCAAACGTACTTTCAGCTCTTAACGTTGACTCAAAAGTACTTGTAATCCTTGAAGAAGGAAACGAATTTGCAGCTCTTTCTGCACGTAACCTTCCAAACGTTAAAGTTGCAACTGCAACAACTGCAAGTGTTCTTGATATCGTAAACAGCGACAAACTTCTTGTTACTAAAGAAGCAATCTCTACAATCGAGGAGGTTCTTGCATAA
- a CDS encoding 50S ribosomal protein L23, whose translation MNLYDVIKKPVITEKSMYDLEAGKYTFEVDSRAHKLLIKQAVEAAFDGVKVANVNTVTVKPKAKRVGRYTGFTSKTKKAIITLTADSKAIELFAAEAE comes from the coding sequence ATGAATTTGTACGACGTAATCAAAAAACCAGTAATCACTGAAAAATCAATGTACGACCTCGAAGCAGGTAAATATACATTCGAAGTTGACTCTCGTGCGCACAAACTTTTGATCAAACAAGCTGTTGAAGCTGCTTTTGATGGAGTTAAAGTTGCAAACGTGAACACTGTAACAGTTAAACCAAAAGCAAAACGTGTTGGTCGTTACACTGGTTTCACTTCAAAAACTAAAAAAGCTATCATCACTCTTACAGCTGATTCTAAAGCAATCGAGTTGTTTGCAGCTGAAGCTGAATAA
- the rplB gene encoding 50S ribosomal protein L2 has translation MGIKAYKPTTNGRRNMTSLDFAEITTSTPEKSLLVSLKNKAGRNNNGRITVRHQGGGHKRHYRLIDFKRNKDGVEAVVKTIEYDPNRTANIALVHYTDGVKAYILAPKGLEVGQRIVSGPDADIKVGNALPLANIPVGTVIHNIELQPGKGAELIRAAGASAQVLGQEGKYVLVRLQSGEVRMILGTCRATIGTVGNEQQSLVNLGKAGRSRWMGIRPTVRGSVMNPNDHPHGGGEGKAPVGRKAPSTPWGKPALGLKTRNKKAKSDKLIVRRRNDK, from the coding sequence GTGGGTATTAAAGCTTATAAACCAACGACAAATGGTCGTCGTAATATGACTTCTTTGGATTTTGCTGAAATCACTACAAGCACTCCTGAGAAATCATTGCTTGTTTCACTTAAAAACAAAGCTGGTCGTAACAACAACGGTCGCATCACTGTACGTCACCAGGGTGGCGGTCACAAACGTCACTACCGTTTGATTGACTTCAAACGTAACAAAGATGGCGTTGAAGCAGTTGTAAAAACTATTGAGTATGATCCAAACCGTACAGCTAACATCGCTCTTGTACATTATACTGACGGTGTGAAAGCTTATATCCTTGCGCCTAAAGGACTTGAAGTTGGTCAACGTATCGTTTCAGGCCCAGATGCAGATATTAAAGTTGGTAACGCTCTTCCGCTTGCTAACATCCCTGTTGGTACAGTTATTCACAATATCGAACTTCAACCAGGTAAAGGTGCTGAATTGATTCGTGCTGCTGGGGCTTCTGCACAAGTCCTTGGTCAAGAAGGTAAATACGTGCTTGTTCGTCTTCAATCAGGCGAAGTTCGTATGATTCTTGGTACTTGCCGTGCTACAATCGGTACAGTTGGTAACGAACAGCAATCACTTGTAAACCTTGGTAAAGCTGGTCGTAGCCGTTGGATGGGTATCCGTCCTACAGTTCGTGGTTCTGTAATGAACCCTAATGATCACCCACACGGTGGTGGTGAAGGTAAAGCACCAGTTGGACGTAAAGCGCCATCTACTCCTTGGGGTAAACCTGCGCTTGGTCTTAAAACGCGTAACAAAAAAGCTAAATCTGACAAACTTATTGTTCGTCGTCGTAACGATAAATAA
- the rpsS gene encoding 30S ribosomal protein S19: MGRSLKKGPFVDEHLMKKVEAQANDEKKKVIKTWSRRSTIFPSFIGYTIAVYDGRKHVPVYIQEDMVGHKLGEFAPTRTYKGHAADDKKTRR; the protein is encoded by the coding sequence ATGGGACGTAGTCTTAAAAAAGGACCTTTCGTCGATGAGCATTTGATGAAAAAAGTTGAAGCTCAAGCAAATGACGAAAAGAAAAAAGTAATTAAAACTTGGTCACGTCGTTCAACGATTTTCCCAAGTTTCATTGGTTATACAATCGCAGTTTATGATGGACGTAAACACGTACCAGTTTACATCCAAGAAGACATGGTAGGTCACAAACTTGGTGAATTCGCGCCAACTCGTACTTACAAAGGTCACGCAGCTGACGATAAGAAAACACGTCGTTAA
- the rplV gene encoding 50S ribosomal protein L22: MAEITSAKAMARTVRVSPRKTRLVLDLIRGKNVADAIAILKFTPNKAARVVEKVLNSAIANAENNFGLEKANLVVSETFANEGPTMKRFRPRAKGSASPINKRTTHVTVVVSEK; the protein is encoded by the coding sequence ATGGCAGAAATTACTTCAGCTAAAGCAATGGCTCGTACAGTCCGTGTTTCACCTCGTAAAACACGTCTTGTACTTGATCTTATCCGTGGTAAGAATGTTGCTGACGCAATCGCAATCTTGAAATTCACCCCAAACAAAGCAGCTCGCGTAGTTGAAAAAGTTCTTAACTCTGCTATCGCTAATGCAGAAAACAACTTTGGTTTGGAAAAAGCTAATTTGGTAGTATCTGAAACTTTCGCAAACGAAGGACCAACTATGAAACGTTTCCGTCCACGTGCTAAAGGTTCAGCTTCACCAATCAACAAACGCACAACTCACGTCACAGTAGTTGTGTCAGAAAAATAA
- the rpsC gene encoding 30S ribosomal protein S3, producing the protein MGQKVHPIGMRVGIIRDWDAKWYAEKEYADYLHEDLAIRKFIQTELADASVSRIEIERAVNKVIVSLHTAKPGMVIGKGGANVDALRAKLNKLTGKQVHINIVEIKQPDLDAHLVGENIVRQLEQRVAFRRAQKQAIQRTMRAGAKGIKTQVSGRLNGADIARSEGYSEGTVPLHTLRADIDYAWEEADTTYGKLGVKVWIYRGEVLPARKNTKGGK; encoded by the coding sequence GTGGGTCAAAAAGTACATCCAATTGGTATGCGTGTCGGAATCATCCGTGATTGGGATGCGAAATGGTATGCTGAAAAAGAATACGCGGATTACCTTCATGAAGATCTTGCAATCCGCAAATTCATTCAAACAGAATTGGCAGACGCTTCAGTTTCACGTATTGAAATTGAACGTGCTGTAAATAAAGTAATTGTTTCACTTCACACTGCTAAACCAGGTATGGTTATCGGTAAAGGTGGAGCTAATGTTGACGCTCTTCGCGCTAAACTTAACAAATTGACTGGAAAACAAGTTCACATCAACATCGTTGAAATCAAACAACCTGATTTGGACGCACACCTTGTTGGTGAAAACATCGTACGTCAACTTGAACAACGTGTTGCTTTCCGTCGTGCTCAAAAACAAGCTATCCAACGTACAATGCGTGCAGGTGCTAAAGGTATTAAAACTCAAGTATCTGGTCGTTTGAACGGTGCTGATATCGCTCGTAGTGAAGGTTATTCAGAAGGAACTGTTCCACTTCATACACTTCGTGCAGATATTGACTACGCTTGGGAAGAAGCTGACACTACTTACGGTAAACTTGGTGTTAAAGTTTGGATTTACCGTGGTGAAGTTCTTCCAGCTCGTAAAAACACTAAAGGAGGCAAATAA